Proteins from a single region of Pseudopedobacter saltans DSM 12145:
- a CDS encoding SusC/RagA family TonB-linked outer membrane protein, translating into MKEELKKISLRLPLFLLFLCWCTQSLFAQNTRKITGTVVEANGEPLIGVSVKVTGEKQGVMTDVQGHFSLNVKPDAIIEISYIGYEPQKINTADKTSFNIVMKENTDLLNEVVVIGYGVARKKDLTGSSASIKGSDIANIPVTTAAQAITGKIAGVNVVTQSGAPGADINILVRGGTSITQSTKPLYIVDGFQMDDALRNIDINDIESIDVMKDASATAIYGARGANGIILITTKSGKAGKTTVNYNTYYSFEKLGKKLDMLGVEDYVKYQYEYQILRGQENNFASYFGGNVTDPNFFTGAYARIAQDYGNREGIDWQGLMFGSTAIMQNHNVSVSGGTERTKVLVNYNFTGQDGVLAKTGYQKNSLRLKINHELYKGVRFDANVGLNSSNIEGGGSLGGRLKMALLQPPTGGVRFTNEQMIGSDIRDQMLVYDSQYDISNPIITNDAINQTRYTRQPTVNAALEIDIPWVKDLTFRTAGSYFWQQVRSDYFDDGRTSAAKEKQGPYGSRNNNEKLTKQIANTLTYKKTLANAHNFNVMLGQETWYTESMKLDNDYLKFPQDNFGLNNTSMAGQQITESGQGKEGIVSVFGRLMYNYRDKYLLTATVRGDGSSKFAQGNQWGTLSSASAGWRVSEEDFMKDLTFINSLKVRGGYGITGNSNIDDNMYVTQYQGGRYWVGQSEIPALVPQGTLGNPNLVWERTQSTNLGLDLSLFKSRFNLTFDVYNNLSDNLLIKNGIAKSSGYNDQFQNIASIQNRGLEFIINTVNVKAGSFVWRTDLNMSFNKSKVKKLYGDVGKYMITSVDSRMEFIVREGESLGQFYGFKYGGLYTTDDFNQNPDGSYSLKAGVPRKGGLNATQVAGIKPGDIKFIPVTGQTDSNGNPIWSEQDRTVLGSAEPKFFGGLNNTFAYKGFDLSVFMNFSYGNEVFNMNTQRFVGPYYPNQNATAIMTNRFTLIDPVTGKETKDLNRLAALNPNQFSSDAIWSLNSTNKEPAAVEKTDYNLEDGSFLRINNITLGYTLPTQLTKKVHINNLRVFCTANNVHTFTKYSGYDPEVSASDRILTRGIDNSAYPRTRSFVAGLNLTF; encoded by the coding sequence TAAATGTAAAGCCAGATGCTATTATAGAGATTAGTTATATAGGGTATGAACCGCAAAAAATTAATACTGCGGATAAGACTTCCTTTAACATTGTAATGAAAGAAAATACGGACTTGCTGAATGAAGTTGTAGTTATAGGCTACGGAGTAGCAAGGAAGAAAGATCTAACGGGCTCTAGCGCTTCTATCAAAGGCTCGGATATTGCAAATATACCCGTAACAACCGCCGCTCAGGCCATTACAGGTAAAATAGCCGGGGTAAATGTTGTAACGCAAAGTGGCGCACCTGGTGCAGATATTAATATTCTGGTACGCGGGGGGACGTCCATTACACAAAGTACAAAGCCACTTTATATAGTAGATGGCTTTCAGATGGACGATGCGCTTCGCAATATTGATATTAATGATATCGAATCTATCGATGTAATGAAAGATGCATCTGCAACAGCGATTTACGGAGCCAGAGGTGCAAATGGTATCATTTTAATCACGACAAAATCAGGCAAAGCAGGAAAGACTACTGTTAACTACAACACTTATTACAGTTTCGAAAAACTGGGTAAAAAATTAGATATGTTAGGAGTAGAAGACTATGTGAAATATCAGTATGAGTATCAGATATTAAGAGGGCAGGAGAACAACTTTGCCTCCTATTTTGGAGGTAACGTAACTGATCCAAACTTTTTTACAGGAGCTTACGCTCGTATTGCGCAAGATTACGGAAATCGAGAGGGAATAGATTGGCAGGGTTTGATGTTCGGAAGTACAGCAATCATGCAAAACCATAATGTTTCTGTATCCGGTGGGACAGAAAGAACAAAAGTTTTAGTGAATTATAATTTTACCGGGCAAGACGGTGTTTTAGCTAAAACAGGATATCAGAAAAACAGCCTTCGTTTAAAGATTAATCATGAATTGTACAAGGGAGTTCGATTTGATGCCAATGTAGGATTAAACAGCAGTAACATAGAGGGCGGAGGTTCTTTAGGTGGACGACTAAAAATGGCGCTATTGCAACCGCCAACAGGAGGAGTAAGATTTACAAACGAACAAATGATTGGATCGGATATTCGCGATCAAATGTTGGTATATGATAGCCAATACGATATCTCTAATCCTATCATTACTAACGATGCAATTAATCAAACAAGATATACCAGACAGCCTACAGTGAATGCTGCTTTGGAAATAGACATTCCATGGGTGAAAGATTTAACATTCCGTACCGCAGGTAGTTATTTCTGGCAACAGGTTCGTAGTGATTACTTCGATGACGGACGCACGTCCGCGGCTAAAGAAAAGCAAGGACCTTATGGAAGCAGAAATAATAATGAGAAATTGACAAAACAGATTGCCAATACTTTAACATACAAAAAGACTCTGGCAAACGCGCATAATTTTAATGTTATGCTAGGCCAGGAGACTTGGTATACAGAAAGTATGAAATTGGATAATGACTATCTTAAATTTCCGCAGGATAATTTCGGGTTAAATAATACCTCGATGGCAGGGCAGCAAATAACGGAGTCCGGTCAGGGGAAAGAAGGGATCGTTTCAGTTTTTGGTCGCTTAATGTACAACTACAGAGATAAATATTTACTTACGGCAACTGTACGCGGCGATGGATCGTCTAAGTTTGCTCAGGGGAATCAATGGGGTACATTATCTTCTGCATCGGCTGGATGGCGCGTTTCAGAAGAAGATTTTATGAAAGATCTTACTTTTATTAATAGCTTAAAAGTACGTGGAGGTTACGGTATTACAGGGAATAGTAATATTGACGACAACATGTATGTTACACAGTATCAGGGGGGCAGATATTGGGTTGGGCAGTCAGAAATACCCGCTTTGGTACCTCAAGGTACGTTAGGGAATCCAAATTTAGTTTGGGAAAGAACTCAATCTACTAACCTGGGACTGGATTTGTCTTTATTCAAAAGCCGTTTCAATTTAACATTTGACGTATACAATAATCTTTCTGATAACTTACTGATTAAAAACGGAATTGCGAAATCTTCGGGATATAATGATCAGTTTCAGAATATAGCATCTATCCAAAATAGAGGTTTAGAGTTTATAATTAATACTGTGAATGTAAAAGCAGGTAGTTTCGTATGGAGGACAGATTTAAATATGTCTTTTAATAAATCTAAGGTGAAAAAACTATACGGAGACGTGGGTAAATATATGATCACCAGTGTAGATAGCCGTATGGAATTTATAGTTCGTGAAGGGGAGTCTCTCGGCCAATTTTATGGGTTTAAATATGGGGGGCTTTACACAACCGATGATTTTAACCAAAATCCGGATGGATCGTATTCTCTTAAAGCAGGTGTACCTCGTAAAGGTGGCTTGAATGCAACTCAGGTTGCAGGGATAAAACCCGGAGATATCAAATTTATCCCTGTTACAGGGCAAACAGACAGTAATGGAAATCCTATTTGGAGTGAGCAGGACAGAACTGTATTGGGAAGTGCTGAGCCTAAATTCTTTGGCGGTTTAAATAATACGTTTGCTTATAAAGGTTTTGATCTAAGCGTATTCATGAACTTTAGTTATGGAAACGAGGTATTTAATATGAATACACAACGCTTCGTTGGACCTTATTATCCAAATCAGAATGCCACTGCGATTATGACAAACCGTTTCACCCTAATTGATCCGGTTACCGGAAAAGAAACAAAAGACTTAAATCGTTTAGCAGCACTTAATCCTAATCAATTTAGCAGCGACGCTATCTGGAGTCTTAATTCTACTAATAAAGAACCTGCGGCTGTAGAAAAGACGGATTATAATCTGGAAGATGGTTCTTTTCTCCGTATTAATAACATCACGTTAGGTTATACATTACCGACACAGCTAACGAAGAAAGTACATATCAATAATTTAAGAGTGTTCTGTACGGCAAACAACGTCCATACTTTTACAAAGTATAGTGGTTATGATCCCGAAGTATCGGCTTCTGATAGAATATTGACCAGAGGTATTGATAACTCGGCATATCCTAGAACACGCAGTTTTGTAGCAGGATTAAACCTAACATTTTAA
- a CDS encoding glycoside hydrolase family 88/105 protein has translation MKKVFLLMIVSTLVSRELFAQATLKVDELATTIANRIISETPHTFINKQTKQTYTSLKNVPFTMDMKVSSKYNDWHYTNGVLQIAMLELSELLKDEKYAAYVDENMQFVFQKDNLDYFKRQFNEAYKQSGWRGVRNLSWHMISRNKRLDDNGPMGASLIDLYMKKPNKSYLEYINTTEQHLMVAEPRLKDGTIARIWPHENTIWADDLFMALSFLSRMGKMTGNMKYFDDAANQILNYHKYLWHPGKEIYYHCFHTDVKEHGVAHWSRANGWMLMAKADLLTVLPKDHPKRVALIENYNAQIKGILQYQGKSGLWYQVLDKTDSYEEITGTAMFVFGIARGVREGWINKDYIYAAEQGLKGMNTKMTDKGDITSICVGTGIMPSLTFYYNRPTQENDPMGEGPVLRALVEMAKAKRYTEISADDQYDKIK, from the coding sequence ATGAAAAAAGTATTCTTGTTAATGATTGTTTCTACTCTGGTTAGCAGAGAACTATTTGCTCAGGCAACGCTTAAGGTGGATGAACTGGCAACTACAATTGCTAATCGTATTATTTCAGAAACACCACATACTTTCATAAATAAACAGACAAAACAAACTTACACAAGTCTGAAAAATGTTCCGTTTACAATGGATATGAAAGTAAGTAGTAAATACAATGATTGGCATTACACAAACGGTGTATTGCAAATTGCGATGTTAGAATTAAGCGAGCTATTAAAAGATGAGAAATATGCGGCGTATGTAGATGAAAATATGCAATTCGTTTTTCAAAAAGACAATCTTGATTATTTCAAAAGGCAATTTAATGAGGCATATAAGCAAAGTGGTTGGCGGGGCGTTCGCAATTTATCGTGGCACATGATATCCAGAAATAAACGTCTGGATGATAATGGACCTATGGGGGCTAGCTTAATCGATTTGTATATGAAAAAGCCCAATAAGTCATATTTAGAATATATCAATACAACCGAACAGCATTTGATGGTAGCCGAGCCAAGATTGAAAGACGGAACCATTGCCCGTATCTGGCCTCATGAAAATACCATATGGGCAGATGATCTTTTTATGGCACTTTCCTTTTTATCGCGTATGGGTAAAATGACCGGAAATATGAAGTACTTTGACGATGCCGCAAATCAGATACTCAACTATCACAAATATTTATGGCATCCCGGCAAGGAAATATACTATCATTGTTTTCATACAGATGTTAAAGAACATGGTGTTGCACATTGGTCCCGGGCAAATGGGTGGATGCTTATGGCAAAAGCCGATTTATTAACTGTACTTCCTAAAGACCATCCTAAAAGAGTGGCATTAATAGAAAACTACAATGCCCAGATAAAAGGAATTCTTCAATATCAGGGAAAAAGCGGATTGTGGTATCAGGTATTAGATAAAACAGATTCGTATGAAGAGATTACCGGAACAGCCATGTTCGTTTTTGGTATCGCAAGAGGTGTAAGAGAAGGCTGGATCAATAAAGATTATATCTATGCCGCAGAACAAGGGTTGAAAGGTATGAATACAAAAATGACTGACAAGGGGGATATTACCAGCATATGTGTCGGGACAGGAATTATGCCTTCATTAACATTCTATTACAATCGTCCTACTCAGGAAAACGATCCTATGGGCGAAGGTCCGGTATTGCGGGCATTGGTAGAAATGGCTAAGGCCAAAAGATACACGGAAATCTCTGCCGATGACCAGTACGATAAAATTAAATAG
- a CDS encoding glycoside hydrolase family 88/105 protein encodes MMKKIFLLVVSLLNIQIAFAQKVGMLFADSEMKRFPEAWQLDHGKRLYFGYSQGVGCMAMLQVWKETKNQKYFDYVEKWADTIINNNGEIHLYKVETYNVDYINPGKILFDLYKETGKEKYKLAMDLLVNQLKNHPRTLEGVFWHKLIYPHQIWLDGLYMADPFLAQYAFTFSQPEWIDDVINQFLVTAKRTYDFKTGLYYHAYDESRQQLWANKITGHSPNFWGRSIGWWYMALVDVLDFIPKNHPRRADLIKIVQDLADTLPKYQDKNGLWYQVLDKPEYPGNYHEASVSSMFMYGYAKAVKKGYLDKKYLAIAEKACQGIMKDLIVKNPDGTLTLTKCCAVAGLGGHPYRDGSIAYYVNERVRDNDSKATGPFIMGCLYLGK; translated from the coding sequence ATGATGAAAAAGATATTCTTATTAGTTGTTTCCTTATTAAATATACAGATTGCATTTGCACAGAAAGTTGGGATGTTATTTGCCGATTCGGAGATGAAGCGATTTCCTGAAGCCTGGCAGTTAGATCATGGAAAGCGACTATATTTTGGTTATTCACAGGGAGTTGGTTGTATGGCCATGTTACAGGTTTGGAAAGAGACTAAAAACCAAAAATACTTTGATTATGTTGAAAAGTGGGCTGATACAATAATCAATAACAATGGAGAAATCCATTTATACAAAGTAGAAACTTATAATGTAGATTATATTAATCCTGGGAAGATATTATTTGACCTTTATAAAGAAACTGGCAAAGAAAAATATAAACTCGCGATGGATTTATTGGTAAATCAACTTAAAAATCATCCGAGAACATTAGAAGGTGTTTTTTGGCATAAACTGATATATCCTCACCAGATCTGGCTTGACGGGTTATACATGGCCGACCCTTTTCTGGCGCAATATGCCTTCACCTTTAGTCAGCCCGAATGGATAGACGATGTAATTAATCAGTTTTTGGTAACAGCTAAAAGAACTTATGATTTTAAAACCGGGCTTTATTACCATGCTTACGACGAAAGTCGCCAACAATTATGGGCCAATAAAATAACTGGTCACTCTCCAAACTTTTGGGGAAGAAGTATTGGTTGGTGGTATATGGCCTTGGTTGATGTGCTTGATTTTATTCCAAAAAATCATCCAAGAAGAGCAGATCTAATCAAAATTGTACAAGATTTAGCAGATACTTTACCAAAATATCAGGATAAAAACGGATTGTGGTATCAGGTTCTGGATAAACCAGAATATCCGGGAAATTATCATGAAGCTTCTGTCTCTTCTATGTTTATGTATGGGTATGCTAAAGCTGTTAAAAAGGGATATTTAGATAAAAAGTATTTGGCAATAGCGGAAAAAGCCTGTCAGGGCATTATGAAAGATCTGATTGTGAAAAATCCTGACGGTACACTTACGTTGACAAAATGTTGCGCCGTTGCCGGATTGGGCGGGCATCCTTACCGCGACGGAAGTATAGCTTATTATGTTAATGAACGTGTTAGGGATAATGACTCTAAAGCGACAGGCCCATTTATTATGGGATGTTTATATCTTGGAAAATGA
- a CDS encoding RagB/SusD family nutrient uptake outer membrane protein has protein sequence MKKIINILSFCGVLLFFSSCQKWLDMPSESKFDTNTTFENASKAEMAVLGAYSAAINQEMYYQLLSGTDECMATENNNSKEIFARYAYDATNTVNSTYTAMYSAAERANSCIKGISALMSKSSEADKKSIERLLGEAYAIRAYAYFNIVRFWGDVPFSTIPTMDATTFTLPRTDRDVIYDQCVSDLQKATELIPWKKEAGIPSERISKQAAYGLLARVSLHAAGYSLRWNLDTYDPGSVKLSKRADAARVRDLYTIAKDACNAVIGRKENSLLANYDKLWRDLMTKNYNDESIWEFGMYGPNHPDVRLAYTSGISTPTGCIYSKSAPQIAAMPTLYFDYEDGDQRRDVTLCNYEILNAAGTASMNAYPGRTIGKYRVTWKKDRGSSDSRRDVNAPILRYADILLMYAEAESELNGVTTSAKEAFEKVRLRAFKNDASKIGITPTDPKDFLNAIIKERKLELAFEGVRRTDLVRWGVQYETLMTEKSKLLDMANHTGKYVNIPRFAAYKRFNMTTFEEPTIGLSAYKTYLTEPDQVEKGLLQTGGYTLVNLYGTNGGAMFNNNELKADAVWVTRFFDGLTKNKTELLPLSNTMMNENPELRNQQHPLYR, from the coding sequence ATGAAAAAGATCATCAATATACTTTCATTTTGTGGCGTTCTATTATTTTTTAGCTCTTGTCAAAAATGGTTAGATATGCCATCCGAATCGAAGTTTGACACTAATACCACTTTTGAAAATGCCAGTAAAGCTGAAATGGCTGTATTGGGAGCGTATAGTGCTGCTATAAATCAGGAAATGTATTACCAGCTTCTGTCGGGAACAGACGAGTGTATGGCCACAGAAAATAATAATAGTAAAGAGATTTTCGCTCGTTATGCCTACGATGCTACCAATACGGTTAACAGTACATATACTGCGATGTATTCAGCTGCAGAAAGGGCAAACAGCTGTATAAAAGGAATTTCAGCACTGATGTCTAAAAGTTCCGAAGCTGATAAAAAATCTATTGAAAGACTTTTGGGAGAAGCTTACGCCATTCGCGCCTACGCCTACTTTAATATCGTACGTTTTTGGGGCGATGTTCCTTTTTCGACAATTCCAACAATGGATGCTACCACTTTTACCTTACCTCGTACAGACAGAGATGTGATATATGATCAATGTGTATCAGATCTTCAAAAAGCAACCGAGTTAATTCCATGGAAAAAAGAAGCAGGTATACCATCAGAACGCATATCCAAGCAAGCGGCCTACGGTTTATTGGCTCGCGTGTCGCTTCATGCAGCAGGATATTCATTACGTTGGAATTTGGATACTTATGATCCGGGATCTGTGAAATTAAGCAAAAGAGCAGATGCAGCGCGTGTTAGAGATCTGTATACAATAGCAAAAGATGCATGCAATGCAGTGATAGGAAGAAAAGAGAACAGCTTGCTGGCTAATTATGATAAACTATGGAGAGACCTGATGACGAAAAACTATAATGATGAGTCTATCTGGGAGTTTGGGATGTACGGACCAAATCATCCGGATGTGCGCCTGGCTTATACTTCCGGTATTTCTACACCTACAGGCTGTATTTATAGCAAATCAGCTCCACAGATTGCCGCTATGCCGACACTTTATTTTGACTATGAGGATGGAGATCAACGCCGCGATGTAACGTTGTGTAATTATGAAATACTAAATGCAGCAGGAACAGCTTCTATGAATGCTTATCCAGGCAGAACAATAGGGAAATATCGTGTTACCTGGAAAAAGGACCGCGGTTCAAGTGATTCAAGAAGAGATGTAAATGCACCTATATTACGTTATGCTGATATTTTATTGATGTATGCAGAGGCAGAGAGTGAGTTGAATGGTGTGACAACTAGTGCAAAAGAAGCATTCGAGAAAGTAAGGTTAAGAGCATTTAAAAATGACGCAAGCAAAATAGGTATAACGCCAACGGATCCAAAAGATTTCTTAAATGCAATTATTAAAGAACGCAAATTAGAACTGGCTTTTGAAGGGGTCAGAAGAACAGACCTTGTTCGTTGGGGTGTACAGTACGAGACCTTAATGACTGAAAAGAGCAAGCTGTTGGATATGGCTAATCATACAGGGAAATATGTAAATATACCAAGGTTTGCGGCTTACAAGCGCTTTAATATGACAACTTTCGAAGAACCAACTATAGGATTATCAGCATATAAAACATATTTGACCGAGCCGGATCAAGTAGAAAAAGGTTTACTTCAAACCGGAGGTTATACGTTGGTAAATCTGTACGGAACTAATGGTGGCGCAATGTTTAATAATAACGAATTGAAGGCTGATGCCGTATGGGTAACCCGTTTCTTTGATGGTTTAACAAAAAATAAAACGGAATTATTGCCGCTAAGCAATACCATGATGAATGAAAACCCCGAATTAAGAAATCAACAACATCCGTTATATAGATAG
- a CDS encoding pectate lyase codes for MKIFQKAVKVKILLICCLLACYFSPAVAQVLAFPTAEGYGKFTAGGRGGKVYTVTNLNDSGEGSLRQAIEQKGARIVVFAVDGTIDLKSKLIISNDSITIAGQSAPGDGICLKGYPLFVKANNVIIRYIRSRMGDLHAVEDDAIGALRVRDLIIDHCSASWSVDECMSVYNSTNVTVQWCIISHSLSKSAHSKGAHGFGGIWGGCGATFHHNLIAHNSSRNPRFASDGCNPVDFRNNVVYNWGYKSAYGGGRGNKVNFVANYYKPGPATSEDKKAWLLDPAEDGTGAYYLMDNIMEGSEEVTTDNWKGIGKEKREKANEPFPSIPIHQESALSAYHNVLEKAGASFRRDSYDKRVVEEVRTGTAKGGETYGGGNKGIIDSQNAVGGWPELKRGIYLKDSDGDGIPDAWEIKHGLNPKSAKDGSAYNLSKDYTNVEVYLNSFVDHLKDK; via the coding sequence ATGAAAATATTTCAGAAAGCAGTTAAGGTTAAAATATTACTCATATGCTGTTTGTTGGCTTGCTATTTTAGTCCTGCGGTAGCACAGGTTCTTGCTTTTCCAACTGCTGAAGGATACGGTAAATTCACTGCTGGAGGCCGTGGTGGCAAAGTTTACACTGTAACCAATCTTAATGATTCCGGAGAAGGGAGCCTTAGGCAAGCGATTGAACAAAAGGGAGCCAGGATTGTCGTATTTGCCGTAGATGGTACTATTGATTTAAAATCTAAGCTAATTATTAGTAATGACAGTATAACTATTGCCGGGCAAAGTGCGCCTGGTGATGGTATATGTTTAAAAGGTTACCCACTATTTGTTAAAGCAAACAATGTAATTATACGCTATATCCGCTCTAGAATGGGTGATCTGCATGCTGTAGAAGATGACGCTATTGGAGCACTTCGGGTTAGAGATCTTATCATCGATCATTGCTCGGCATCCTGGTCTGTAGATGAATGCATGTCTGTGTATAACTCGACGAATGTAACGGTGCAGTGGTGTATAATTAGTCATAGCTTATCCAAATCTGCACATTCTAAAGGGGCACATGGTTTTGGGGGGATATGGGGAGGTTGCGGAGCGACATTCCACCATAATTTAATAGCTCATAACAGTAGCCGTAATCCCCGCTTTGCTTCTGATGGTTGTAATCCGGTAGATTTTAGAAATAATGTCGTATACAATTGGGGATATAAATCTGCTTATGGCGGTGGTCGTGGAAACAAAGTGAACTTTGTAGCTAATTATTACAAACCCGGACCTGCTACTTCAGAAGATAAGAAAGCATGGCTTTTAGACCCGGCTGAAGATGGAACTGGAGCCTATTACCTGATGGATAACATTATGGAAGGAAGTGAAGAAGTCACAACAGATAATTGGAAAGGTATAGGCAAAGAAAAGAGAGAAAAAGCGAATGAACCTTTTCCGTCCATTCCTATTCATCAGGAATCTGCTTTATCGGCTTATCATAATGTGTTAGAAAAGGCAGGGGCTAGTTTTCGTAGGGACAGCTATGACAAGAGAGTTGTTGAAGAGGTACGTACTGGAACAGCAAAAGGAGGAGAAACCTATGGTGGCGGAAATAAAGGGATTATTGATTCGCAAAATGCTGTTGGAGGATGGCCCGAGTTAAAGAGAGGGATTTATCTAAAAGATAGCGATGGAGATGGAATACCTGATGCCTGGGAAATTAAGCATGGACTTAATCCAAAATCTGCTAAAGACGGCTCAGCATATAACTTAAGTAAAGACTATACGAATGTAGAAGTGTATCTGAATTCGTTTGTTGATCATCTTAAGGACAAATAA
- a CDS encoding glycoside hydrolase family 28 protein, whose product MKKILLLALTFFIAGGIYAKDRYDYLYDNLPFSMPKLAIPNFPDNKVKITDFGGIGDGIYLNTQAFSKAIDALSAKGGGMLTVPAGIWLTGPIQFKSNINLHLEDRAIILFSPDKNLYPIVETSFEGLDTRRCQSPIWGKNLTNIAITGSGAIDGNGQFWRPLKKQKVTESFWKKTVSGGGVFKRSDYWMPSAQYLHGDTISDMNVPRHFKTDEEWQSVRDFLRPVMVSFRECKNVYLQGVIFQNSPAWNIHPLMCENVIIDGIQVRNPSYAQNGDGLDLESCKNVIVVNSSFDVGDDGICLKSGKNEDGRKRGMPCENVIVDNCTVFKGHGGFVVGSEMSGGVRNISVTNCQFLGTDVGLRFKSNRGRGGVVENIFISNISMIDIATEPLHFNLYYGGKSAVEELEDGTKIVRQEKLPPVDETTPTFKNITIKNVYCSEANKAMYFYGLPEHNIKNLQIENFVVHSNQGADIQESENISLKDITIYAKKGAAINFGNVKNVTLDNLKTDTNLNTIISISGNKTDKILINTFYKLEQIKISKEISASKVKIQKK is encoded by the coding sequence ATGAAGAAGATATTATTGTTAGCATTAACGTTTTTTATCGCTGGCGGAATATATGCGAAAGATCGCTATGACTATCTGTATGACAATTTACCGTTTAGTATGCCGAAGCTGGCAATTCCAAATTTTCCGGATAATAAGGTGAAAATAACTGATTTCGGAGGAATAGGCGATGGGATCTATTTAAATACACAGGCGTTTAGTAAGGCCATTGATGCACTTTCTGCAAAAGGAGGTGGAATGCTGACAGTACCTGCAGGAATATGGCTAACTGGTCCTATCCAGTTTAAAAGTAATATCAACCTACATTTAGAAGACAGAGCGATTATCTTGTTTTCGCCTGATAAAAACCTGTATCCTATCGTAGAAACGTCTTTCGAAGGATTGGATACCAGGCGTTGCCAATCTCCTATTTGGGGTAAAAATCTAACAAATATTGCTATTACAGGAAGTGGAGCAATTGATGGTAACGGACAATTTTGGAGACCTTTGAAAAAGCAGAAAGTAACAGAAAGTTTTTGGAAAAAGACGGTATCAGGTGGTGGTGTATTTAAGCGCAGTGATTATTGGATGCCCTCTGCACAATATTTACATGGCGACACCATTAGCGATATGAACGTTCCAAGGCATTTTAAAACTGATGAAGAATGGCAGTCGGTACGCGATTTTTTACGTCCTGTTATGGTAAGTTTCAGAGAATGTAAAAATGTGTATCTCCAGGGAGTGATTTTTCAGAACTCCCCCGCATGGAATATTCATCCATTAATGTGTGAAAATGTTATTATAGACGGAATTCAGGTACGCAATCCGTCTTATGCACAAAACGGTGATGGTCTGGATCTGGAATCCTGCAAGAATGTAATTGTGGTGAATAGTTCTTTTGATGTTGGAGACGATGGAATTTGCTTAAAATCCGGAAAAAATGAGGATGGCAGGAAAAGAGGGATGCCATGTGAAAATGTGATTGTAGATAATTGTACCGTTTTCAAAGGGCATGGAGGCTTTGTGGTAGGGAGTGAAATGTCCGGCGGGGTTAGAAATATCTCTGTAACAAATTGCCAGTTCTTAGGAACTGACGTTGGTTTGCGTTTTAAAAGCAACAGAGGGAGAGGGGGCGTGGTAGAAAATATTTTTATATCTAATATCAGTATGATTGATATTGCGACCGAACCACTGCATTTCAATTTATACTATGGAGGGAAATCTGCGGTAGAAGAATTGGAAGATGGGACGAAGATTGTACGTCAGGAAAAACTCCCTCCTGTAGATGAAACCACTCCAACATTTAAAAATATAACTATAAAAAATGTTTACTGTAGCGAAGCAAATAAGGCTATGTATTTTTATGGATTACCAGAGCATAATATTAAAAACCTTCAGATAGAAAACTTTGTAGTTCACTCCAATCAGGGAGCAGATATACAGGAATCAGAGAATATATCTTTGAAAGATATTACCATTTATGCTAAAAAAGGAGCAGCCATAAATTTTGGAAACGTTAAAAATGTAACTCTGGATAATTTAAAAACTGACACTAACTTGAATACGATAATTTCAATATCAGGGAATAAGACAGACAAAATATTAATAAACACATTTTACAAGCTCGAACAGATAAAAATTTCCAAAGAAATTTCCGCTAGTAAGGTTAAAATCCAGAAAAAATAG